Proteins encoded within one genomic window of Zootoca vivipara chromosome 12, rZooViv1.1, whole genome shotgun sequence:
- the LOC118092376 gene encoding zinc finger protein 282, giving the protein MAEWAPAQIQEWNVEAQHLMPLQPPLVPELSHMREAQLHTAEASLWSVVATVQAMERKIDLLATRLLSLEGRSGTAEKKLLDCEKTAMEFGNQLESKWAVLGTLIQEYGLLQRRLENVENLLKNRNFWVLRLPPGAKGEIPKMPVTFVDIAVYFSAEEWKNLAEWQKDLYNNLVKENYESLLTLGAEGNLSKPEAHPRIERGAEPCIPEQHSTKEREISADPCTEPLICTPDVLSRIKQEEPFAGGGQFTEERGMPTDPCSGAEGLMSAHDFLSWIKQEEPCVREHWESAERDILTGPGAAGDAMAVKAETQRSCPEEPARTRDSMFHGEAPGVAGAAAMETYVGPAGPVAPPLSPARSRPGKSIELESELQGLFAPQAPAERPHGCSECGKMFGVKKSLKVHQRSHHSQERPYECAECRKSFNCHSGLVRHQMTHRGERPYKCEECGKCYSRKEHLQNHQRLHTGERPFQCPVCGKRFIRKQNLLKHQRIHTGERPYQCAECGRSFRYKESLKDHLRTHSAEPPAQRLLPSLGGEPLP; this is encoded by the exons ATCCAGGAATGGAATGTGGAAGCTCAGCATCTGATGCCGCTCCAGCCCCCCCTCGTCCCCGAGCTTAGCCACATGCGGGAAGCTCAGCTTCACACGGCGGAGGCGTCCCTGTGGAGCGTCGTGGCCACGGTCCAGGCCATGGAGAGGAAGATAGACCTGTTGGCCACCCGCCTGCTCAGCCTGGAGGGCCGGTCTGGGACAGCCgagaagaagctgctggactGCGAGAAGACGGCCATGGAGTTTGGGAACCAGCTGGAGAGCAAGTGGGCCGTGCTGGGGACCCTCATCCAGGAGTACGGGCTGCTGCAGAGGAGGCTGGAGAACGTGGAGAACCTGCTCAAGAACCGCAACTTCTGGGTCCTGAGACTCCCGCCGGGGGCTAAGGGAGAAATCCCCAAG ATGCCGGTGACGTTTGTCGACATTGCCGTGTATTTTTCTGCCGAGGAGTGGAAGAACTTGGCCGAGTGGCAGAAGGACCTGTACAACAATCTCGTGAAGGAGAACTACGAGTCTTTGCTCACCCTAG GAGCGGAGGGTAACCTTTCCAAGCCGGAGGCTCATCCCAGGATTGAACGCGGGGCAGAGCCATGCATTCCAGAGCAGCATAGCACAAAGGAGAGGGAGATCTCCGCGGATCCTTGCACAG AACCCTTGATTTGCACGCCGGACGTCCTGAGCCGCATCAAGCAAGAGGAGCCCTTTGCAGGGGGAGGCCAGTTCACAGAGGAAAGAGGGATGCCAACAGATCCTTGTTCAG GTGCCGAGGGCCTCATGTCTGCCCATGACTTCTTATCGTGGATTAAGCAAGAGGAACCGTGCGTCAGGGAGCATTGGGAGTCGGCAGAGAGAGACATCCTTACGGGCCCCGGCGCAG cTGGCGACGCGATGGCCGTCAAAGCCGAGACCCAGCGCTCGTGCCCGGAAGAACCGGCGCGGACCAGGGATTCCATGTTCCACGGGGAGGCCCCCGGAGTTGCCGGGGCGGCGGCGATGGAAACCTACGTGGGCCCAGCCGGCCCGGTCGCGCCGCCCCTGAGCCCCGCCAGGAGCCGACCGGGTAAATCCATTGAGTTAGAGAGCGAGTTGCAAGGCCTCTTTGCCCCCCAGGCGCCGGCCGAGCGCCCCCACGGCTGCAGCGAGTGCGGGAAGATGTTTGGGGTGAAGAAGAGCCTTAAGGTGCACCAGCGGAGCCACCACAGCCAGGAGCGGCCCTACGAGTGCGCCGAGTGCCGCAAGAGCTTCAACTGCCACTCGGGCCTGGTGCGCCACCAGATGACGCACCGCGGGGAGCGGCCCTACAAGTGCGAGGAGTGCGGCAAGTGCTACAGCCGCAAGGAGCACCTGCAGAACCACCAGCGGCTGCACACGGGCGAGAGGCCCTTCCAGTGCCCCGTCTGCGGCAAGCGGTTCATCCGCAAGCAGAACCTGCTCAAGCACCAGCGCATCCACACCGGGGAGAGGCCCTACCAGTGCGCCGAGTGCGGGAGGAGCTTCCGCTACAAGGAGTCCCTCAAGGACCACCTGAGGACTCACAGCGCCGAGCCCCCCGCCCAGAGGCTGCTGCCCTCCCTGGGCGGGGAGCCTCTCCCGTAA